The Pristiophorus japonicus isolate sPriJap1 chromosome 31, sPriJap1.hap1, whole genome shotgun sequence genome has a segment encoding these proteins:
- the LOC139240423 gene encoding hepatic and glial cell adhesion molecule-like has protein sequence MWDFKGFVTPTMRRTRLQTTLAMLFVLAGVASGVRVELKYQELYGIVGRPLRFQAQYIEGTWRDIHSVTWKVQRGVLLRIFQYVMEMSSMYVSPAYEERVEFSRESGSLVLFNFTAGDVGAYRVTVTDTEGAEQTDSARVKVYEQISRPVLATFQTPSYVKLRCSSSAGTEPIYRWLKDGVMLVVNNQSVLSQDGRELSLLAQGTALCGDYTCLVSNQLNRESANQSLSESDGLHSCGKRPISNQRFFYTSLVAIGIIVASLLAIGICLRLRAAKARLL, from the exons ATGTGGGATTTTAAGGGGTTTGTCACCCCCACCATGCGACGCACACGACTTCAAACAACATTGGCTATGCTGTTCGTGTTGGCAG GTGTAGCGAGTGGCGTTCGGGTGGAATTGAAGTACCAGGAGCTATACGGGATTGTCGGACGCCCGTTGCGATTCCAGGCCCAGTACATTGAGGGCACTTGGCGTGACATCCACAGCGTGACCTGGAAGGTGCAGAGAGGAGTCTTGCTGCGGATATTCCAGTACGTGATGGAGATGAGCAGCATGTACGTCTCCCCGGCTTACGAGGAGCGGGTGGAATTCTCGCGGGAGAGCGGCTCACTGGTCCTGTTCAATTTCACCGCGGGGGACGTGGGTGCATACCGGGTCACGGTGACCGACACCGAGGGGGCAGAACAGACAGACTCTGCCCGGGTGAAGGTGTACG AACAGATCTCGAGGCCTGTCCTCGCCACGTTTCAAACCCCCAGCTACGTAAAGCTGCGCTGCTCGTCGAGCGCTGGGACGGAGCCGATTTATCGCTGGTTGAAGGACGGCGTGATGCTCGTGGTCAACAATCAGTCGGTGCTGTCGCAGGACGGCCGAGAGCTCTCCCTCCTGGCGCAGGGCACGGCGCTGTGCGGAGATTACACCTGCCTCGTGAGCAACCAGCTCAACCGAGAATCAGCGAACCAGTCCCTGTCGG AGTCTGATGGGCTCCATTCTTGTGGAAAGCGTCCCATATCAAATCAAAGGTTCTTTTACACGAGCCTTGTAGCGATTGGGATTATTGTTGCTTCGCTGTTGGCCATCGGCATTTGTCTGAGG CTCCGGGCAGCCAAAGCGAGACTCCTTTAA